The genomic DNA CTATCAGCGCATCGCCTACACGAATGAGAAATACACCAGCGGCATCCCTGGCTGGAAGACCGACCGGGGCCGCATGTACATCATGTTCGGCAAGCCCGATCAGGTTGAATCGCATCCGTCGGGCGGCAGCTATGACCGGCCCACCTGGGAGGGCGGCGGCACGACTTCGACCTATCCGTTTGAAATCTGGTGGTACCGCTATATCGAAGGCGTCGGCTCGGACGTGGAAATCGAATTCGTAGACCCAAGCGGTTCTGGCGAATACCGCATTGCGCGCAATCCGAATGAAAAAGACGCATTGCTTTACACGCCCAACGCCGGCTTGACCTTGGCCGAAGAACTCGGTCTGTCGTCCAAGGCTGACCGCATCGCTTTCGGCGGCATCGGCGGCGGCAATGGGCAAGGCGGACAGCTTTTTGGCCAACGCGCCAAAGATAGCCAGTTTGAACGGCTGGATTTGCTGGCGCGTATCTCGCGTCCGCCCAAAGTCAAATTCAACGATCTGGCGGCGGCGGCGGAATCCGAATTGCCGAAAGCCAGCTTTGACGTGCTGTCAGCGGGCTTGGTCATCAACTGCCTGCGTGTGACTGAGAATTCAGTCCTGACCTCGTTCACCGTGCAGATGGACAACACCGATCTGGTTTACAAAGACGTGGGCGGCATTTCGCAAGCGGCGGCCAATATCTACGCCAAGATCACCGCGGTGTCAGGCCGCCGCGCCGGGTTGTTTGAAGATGTCGTGACTTCGAGCTATGTGCCTGAAGCGCTGGAACTGGGTCAGCAGTCAAAATCAGCGTATCAAAAGAACATCGTGTTGCCGCCGGGCAATTACAAGATTGATCTGGTGGTGCGCGATGTGAACAGCGGCAAAACAGGCATCCTCAAACAAGGCTTCGTTGTGCCCAAGTACAACGAAGGCGAACTGGCGCATTCAACCATGATTCTGGCGTCGCGCATCGAGCCGCTCAATGGCAAGCTGCCCACGGGTATGTTCGTGCTCGGCGCGTTGAAGGTGATGCCCGCGGCGACACCAGAGTTCAAACCGGATCAGAATCTGGGCCTGTATATGCAGGTTTATAACGTCCAGATTGATCAAGCGACGCTGCGTCCGAGCGTCGAGATCGAATACGTCATCACGCAAAAGGACAAAGAAGTGCTGCGTGTCAAAGAAGACGGCAAGACCGGCCTGAGCACGATCAACAGCCAGCAAATTACGTTGGCGCGTTCGATCCCGCTCAAGGGGTTCAAGCCTGGCTCTTACGATGTCGCCATCACGATTACCGACAACGTGGCGGGCAAGAGTTTGACTTCGCCGAAAGACAATTTCCAGGTGCTGCCTGCCCCCAAAGAGGCGGCCCAAGTAAAGTAGCGCTTCGGGACTGCCAGAGACAAAACAAAGCCCGCCAAGGTTTCAGCCTTGGCGGGCTTTGCTCTTTTCGCCTGGCGCAGCTTACCGCGCGATTAATACGGATGCTGCTTGGCGTAATTGTAAGCCGTCCACGCGGCGATCACGTGACAGACCCAACCGAGCATGCCGCCCGTGCCGATCCAAAACCCAGGCGTAATAATCAGCCAGAAAATGCCGCGCAAAATCTTGCCGTTGTAAATCTGGCCCACGCCCGGAATGAAGAAACTCAAGACTGCCGCCGTTCCCGGATTTTTCATAACAATGCTTTCCTCCACGCCAGTTCGATACGAAAAAGGCACAGCGAAAAGTTCGCGGGAATAGGTGACCACAGTGCCTGCTTGCCACTCCGCTCCAGAGACCGGGCGACAAGCGGAAAACACGCAACCTGGGTACGCACGGCTTCCAGCGTGCGGGCGTGGCAACGGACGGGATGCTGCCGAAGGATTTCCTTTCAGTATCAAGCCGTCGGCTGCCACGCCCGCACGCTGGAAGCCGTGCGTACTCAGGCCGTCCGCAGGCATTACTGCGCGCGGCGGTAAAACTTGCCGTTATACGTGCCAGCGTAGAAAAAGCCATTGCCGGCAGCCAGCGTGGAGACTTGCAACTCGGTCAGTCCTTGGTTGAATGGTTCCCAAGTTCGCGTGGCATCATTGAACCGAACGATCCCGCCCCCTGCCGCCGCCGCTCCGCCCCGCAAACAGGCATAGACGACGTTGTTGTGGACAAGAAACTTCGTTACTGGCACGAGCGTTGTGCTCCCTGCTGCTGTTGGTGGGACGCCTGTATTGATTAGCTCCCACGACAAGCCGTTGTTGTTAGAGTAGTAAATCCCTGAGAAATTCGTCCCGACGAAGATTTCAGTTCCGCGTACCGTAATGGCTGTCGCCGTGCCGCCTGCGGTGTCCAGCGCAGCAATGCCAATCTTCGAGAAGAAGCCGCCTGAATCAATCGAGCGGTAAACATCTCCGTTATAAAGCCCGTAGAAGCCATTTGAACCGATGGCGGCAGCCTCTAAGTTCTGGTCGCCAATCTTGGCCCAGGTCAGCCCGTCATTCGAGGAACCGAAAAAGCCATAGTACCCGATGGCATAAACTGAAGCGCCGGTTTGGATAAAATCGTAAACGTAACTCGCCCCGGTAAACGTCGTTGTCCAATTGTTGTTGCCGGGCTGTGTCCGGTGGATTTTGTTGAGTCCATTTGTCCCCGCGAGCAAGTAGCCATTGCGCGCAGCTAGGCCAACAATGTAGTAGCCGTTGGAATCAAGACCCTGCCCGAAGGGAACCCAGCCCGATCGATTGTCTGGTGACCGAAATACACCATAGCCGTAGCGCGAAAGGTAAAGATCATTTCCAATCGGCACAATGTTTCTGATTTCTCCGCCTTGAAAATCTGTCGTGAGTATCCAGCTACCACCGCCGCCACCGCCAGTGGTAACAGTAATGGCAACCGGCTTGGTGTCGCTCAAACTGCCGTCGCTCACCGCAAAATTTACCGTCACGGTGCCGACCTGATTCGTATTCGGCGTCCACGTGAAGCGCCCCGTTGTCGCGCTTGTCTGGCTAAACGCTGCGCCGCTCGGCAAACCTGTCGCTGTCAGCGTCAACGTTTGCCCCACATCCGGGTCGGTCGCAAAAACATCGAACGTGAGCGGGGTTCCTGCCACTACGGTTTGCGTTCCCGGTACTGTCAGCACGGGCGGGCTGTTGGGCTTGACCGTCAACGCGATGGTTTGCGTCGTGACGCCATTCTGGTTGTCGGTCGCGCGCAACGTCAGCGTATACGCGCCTGCCGTATTCGCGCCGGGTGCAAGCCGCACGTTGAACACACCTTGCACTTGGACAATCGAAGCGAAGGCCGCGCCGCTCACGGTCACTTGCACGGTTTGATTCGGATCGGGATCGCTGACCAGCAGCGGGATGTCGCGCGTCTGGCTCTCGGTCACGGCCAGCGCGAATGGCGCAACCAGCGTCGGCGGTTGATTGGGCTGCGTCGTGGGCGAAGGCAGCACCAGATCGGGCGTTACGCGCGTCAGGCCGTTCACGACGGCGGCGATGTTGTTGCGCGTCACGCGGTCGGTGCGGCCCGTGGGCCGGACGAAGCTGGCTTCGACGCTGAGTTGGTTATTGGCCGGGACGGGCACGTTGCGCAGCGTGAAGCGCCGTTGCCGTCGGTGACGGTCTCTTGCCCACGTACTCTGACCAATGCGCGGCGCACGGGTGTCGTGTTGTCGCTATCCACCACGCGGCCCGTGACCGTGGTCAGCGCGCGCGGCAACGCCGCAAAGTACACGCTGGTTTCGGTGATCGTATTCGCACCAGTCTCGACGCGCGTGCCGTCGGCGGAAACCGTGGCCGTGCCCGCTTCAATGAATTGACCGAGCGTCGCGCTGCCCGTGGTTTGATCCAGTTTGTAAAGCCGCGCCGCCGCATTGGCGGCCAAGCCGTCAGGGTTTGGAAAGGTCAGCTTGCCGCCCGGCGCGAGTTTGACGCCGAAGGGCGAAAGCTGGGCGATGGCCGAACTGAAAATCCCGGCGGGCAATGGCGCGGGCGTGCGGCTGTTGGCGATCAGCGTCAGGAAAACCAGATTGCCGGTCACGCCGGGTGGAAACGTGCCGACAGTGTTATCGGCGAACGTGAACGTGACGCCGCCGGAAGTCACGCTGCCCTCGGGCGCGAGCAGGCGGTGCGTGCTCCAATCGTTTACATCCGCAGCGCCGCCGCCTTGCGTTTGCACAGAAACGGCCTCGCCCGTGACGGGTTGCAAGGCGACGTTGGCCTGTAGGTTGTCGCGGTTGGCGGTGACGGTGACGATCTTGCTGTAAACCTGCATCGGCGGCGTCAACGGCAGTTTTGACGGATCGAATTTCAAGGTGCCCAGCCCGGCGCTCAAGTCGCGCAGCAAATACGTGCCATCGTTGCGTGTCGTAGCTTTGATCGCGCCGACACTGACTTCGACGCCGGGCAGCGGATTGCCATTGGTGTCGGTCACGAGGCCGCTGAGCGTCGTGCGCACCGTGACGGTGTTGGCGCTGCTGCCTTCGCCCTGTATCGTGCGCACGGCGACGCGCCCGCTCTCGGCGCCCAACGGCACACGCACGATCAGTTGATTTGCCGAAGCCGATTCGACGACGGCTTCCAGCCCGTTGATGAGGACGACATTGTTGGCGGCAACGGCGGAAAAGCCGGAGCCGTTGACGTTGAGCGTCTCGCCCGCCGTCGCCAACGCGGGTGCAAAGCTGGTGATCGTCGGCGGATTCGAGCCAATCAAGCCGGCGATTTCAATTTCGGCTTCGTTGGAAACAAAGTTGCCGCCCTGGACGGCGAGTTTGACTTTGCCGCGTCCGAGCAAGGCGCGCGGAATCTCGACGTTGATCTGATCCACACCGACCAAGCCGCCCTGTTTGGCGGCAAAACTGGGCGTCAATTCAAGGCCGCCCAGCAACACGCGCACATTTTCGGCGACGCCATTGCCGGTGTTGCCGTCCGTATTGGGTAAGCCGCGCACGCCGCACACAAACAGCGCCAGAATGACGCGTTCATTCGCCGGCCCCAGGTTGACGGGTTTGGTCGCCCAACGGTTGTTGACCAGTTGCGCGATGGCTTCGGTCGTTTGCGCGCCGTTCGCGGCAACGCGCATCGCCACGGCAGCGGGCACGCCCAGGCCATTGCCGTTGGCGGTGAAGATGGTCGGGGCGGCGCTGACGATGGTCAGCTTGCCGGTATGCGTGATGGCGCCGTTGCGCAAGACATTGACCGTCGCTTCACCGGCGGCAGTGCCGAGCGGGACTTGGTAATTGATCTGGCCGGTCGAGACGAAAAACAGTCCGGCATTGACGCCATTGACCGTGACCGTGACGCCATTGAGCGTCGTGGGCAGCGGCGTGGCGGTGGCCGTCGCGTTGCCGGGCGCCAGGTTGCTGCCGAATCCGGCGGCGATCCCTTCGGCAGTCAGGTTGGTTTCAAACCCAGCAGCAGAGAGCGAAATAAACGGTGGTTGCGTTTGCAGCGGCGCGGTCAGGCTCTGGAAATACTTGCTGAAACTAAGACCGCCGAGAAATAAACAACCGATGAACGTGAGCGCACGTAACCTAAGTGAGCGCATTTTTCGTTGGGGCATAGCTGAAATCTCCTCTAGCTCGGCACTGGCTTAATGGCAATTCCAAAGCGATTTGGAACCAGGAGGGAGGGTGAAGGCAGCGGGAGTATACGTTGCAAAAAGAGGCCTGCCAATGGCCCGATAATGCCGAAAAGCGCAAATTGTTTGTAGGTTTCGAGAGGCTGATTTGGTGCGGCTGCGCACCTTCTTCGATGCAGTAGTACTTGGCCGGGCACAATGGATGGCCTTCGAGTTGGTAGGGGCGAAAAGGTTCTGGCAGTAAATTGTTCGGTGACCTTACTTGGGAGCGCAGGCATCCTTGCCTGCGCTCCCAGGCGGCTTCCCGAATTTTTTCCAGCCAGAAAAGCTTGGCGAAATTCGCTGGGCTAAAGCTGGTTAAGATCCTGCGGCGGCGTGTCGGCCAACAACGCCACACCCCACATCCGGCGTTGCGTGCGGGCATCAGCCGTGCCGCTTTGACGCACAAACCAGAGCCGGAAATCCGTCAGCAGGTGATCAATCGCAGCATCCATCTGGGCAAAGGTCACGCGGTTGGTGACGAATTGATAAGCGTCGCCCCAACCGCGTATTTTGCGATCTATCAAGCTCAGCGTTTGCAAGTAGGTTTGTTCCGCGCGGCGGCGTGGCGCGCCGTCTGACTTGAAGGCCCGAATCTCTTGTCTGGCTTGGGCAAGAATGGATTTTAGTTCGCGCAAAAATTTGCGCCGATTCTTGCTTGAGGGCGACACGCCGCTGGGATGAATCCGGCAGCCCAGAAAATCGAAGCCCTCGGCCACACGCCCCAAAAAGGCTTTCTGGCTGCCATCGCCGGGGGCATAACAATCCATCCCCAGCCGCGCCAGTTCTTCTTGCGCCAGGGCAAAGGCGCGCTCGATGTCGTTCTCCCGGCTGGCGAGAATCACGAAATCATCCAGGTAACGCACCATCGCCAGCCCGTTCGTATTGAGCACTTCATCAAACCGGCGCAGGGCGATGTTTCCGGCGAGCACTGACAGCAACGATCCTTGGGCCACGCCTAGCGCTGGCCCTGGGAAGAGTTCGATAAATTCGCCCAGCGCCGCGACATTATTCAGTTCTGTTGTGACCGCACGCTCGAACAAATCGGCGAAAGCGGCATCGTTGACATTGGCGCGGATAAAGTCGGCGACCTCTTCGCGCGGCACGCAGGGGAAGAAGTCTTTCATATCGGAATACACATAAGCGTGCGCGCCCGTTTCAATCAGCCTGACGATACAAGCAATCGCTTGCGGCAAGCCCTTGCCCGGTGTGCCTGCAAAACTGCGCGGCTGGTTGAGCACGACAGGCAGCGCGCCCAGGTGTGTTTTCAACTCGTCATCTGCGGTGTAAAGCACATCCAGGATGGCGCGTTGCACGATGCGGTCGCGCACCGAATGGATGGCGATGCCGCGCCGCGAACCGCCGCTCTTGCGTTTGGTATAGCCGTGTTTTTTGGAAAATTCGTAGGTGTGCTGGCGCAGCGCCGTTTGAATCTCAAGCAACGCGCGCAACGGAGCCGCGTCAATCGCGTGCATCTCATAGGTGATATGCGGCCACGCCGTATGCGCCACGTTGGCCCGCACGTCACGCCAGGCGCGATAAAGGTTGTCTAGATCGCTGACAGCTAGTGCTAATTCACCCATCGTTGGAGTTGAAAAAATATCGGGGGCCATTGGTTACCGCAACCCCCGACCGTTAGGTACCGGCGTTCCACAGAGCACAGCCAAAGCCGTGGCGATCTGCAGGAGAGGCCGAAGCCTCTACTTGCCAGCCGCGCGGCGCGCACTCATAAGCGCGCCACGCCAGCCGGATGGACCCGTCACCGACCATCGTTCCGCCCACGATACTGGACTGAACGATGCGGCGATCCTCACCCGCGCGGGGTGAGACCGAAGAGCCTTGCGAACAAGTCTCTCAAAGCCGCCTGCCAGCGTTTGTGCCCAAGCACTGCGTCATCCCAATGATCCAAGCATGACCTGGTTGCGGTAACTGACGCTGCGCCTGGCGCGGCCTGGCGGCGCCTCGCGGAGCGTAAAGTGGTTGCACCTCACGACGATCCGCGCGCTTGTGGCGCGGCTTCCGACATTGGTGAATGCCGGAAGCAGAGGCAAACGGAAGATATACTACCGCGTAACGATGTCAACCGGCTCTTGTCACAGAGACTCAGTTCGGCATCCAGCAATTGCTTGTCAGCTTTCGCCTCTCTGAGTAGACTGCGCTCGCCTTAACAATCACCTGAAACAAAACGGAGGGACACTGATGGAATGGCGCGTCTTTTTTATCGGCCCGATGGGTAAGGAAAAGCCCGGCAAAGGGGCTGATAAAGGGGTTGATTACACGTTGCACTTGCCCAAACTCCACGCCTTTCTTGTTTCTTACCTCAAAGAAGAGCACGGGTATCAAGAAACCAAAAATAAGTTTTTCACTCTAACCGAAGGCCAGCGCGTCGGCAGTGTCACGCTGGTAAAAGGAAAGGGAAAAGGCAAGGATTCTATTACCATCCTGACCCCGTTCGACCTATACGGGGCTGGCGATATTCCCTCAAATGTGTTTGATGCGATTGATGATTCTGACTTGGTGATTGCTGATTTGAGCGGCAATAAACCAGCGGTGATTTACGAACTTGCCTTTACGCATGCGCTGGGCATCGAGACGATTTTGGTCGGCGGCGCCGAAGCCGTGAGTTTCTATCTGGCGCAAACCAAATTCATCAACATTGATTTCCGGCCCAAAACGATTTCTTCCGATGAGTTAAAGAATAGATTCGCGAGTTGGCTCAAAAATAGGAATAAGCTTTTCGAATCAGAAAATCCGCTTCAACGGTTTTACGGTGCTCCATTGCCTGACATTTCGGCGGCCAATGGGCTGGCGGCAGGATTCTATGACAACTTCGCGCGCCCGATTTTGACGAATGGTGAAATCGTTTATCGAACGCAAACTCCGGAAGGAAAGCTGGTCGAGGAGACTAGGGCCTTGCAAGGGTTGATCGTACTTCGCCCCGAAAACTTGGCGAGCCGGGTGGAGGAAATCAGGGAAGAATTGGAAAAACGGTTGCTCGCTGAATTTCCAGGAGAGGTGCTATATGGCGCGCCGGATAAGCTGTTCATCAGAACAAACGAAGGCGCGCGCACGCCGTTTTTCCTGGTCAGAGACTACTTGATTGATATTCCCCGAACGATGTTTTCGTTGGCGCTCTCGCCCCGGCTGGAACGCACCAATCGCAATCAAACGCTCAAAAGCAGCATGGAAGGGGTCTTAATCGGACGCTTTTTCGAGGGCGTGAAAAAGAATCTGAAAAAAGACCGCAACATCAAAGTAAAGCTCTTCCACTTCGGCTCGGTCGCAGAAATTCCAGCGATTATCAAAACTGGGGGAAGCAACACTTGGTCATAACCTTATGGCGAGGACAGCGCCTCAGTAAACCGCGCGCCGTCGCCCCGTCTCTTTCGTCGCTAACGCAAAGCGCGGCTCCACGTCATCCCCCGCCAAAATCCGCGCGGCCATGTATTCGCCCAGCACCGGCCCGTGTTTGAAGCCGTGGCCGGAACCGCCGCCGACCAGCCAAACGTTCTCAAAGGCCGGATGCCGATCAATCAAAAAATCGCCGTTGCAGGTGTTTTCGTACTGGCACACGCGGCTCTCGACGAGCGGGGCGTCTTGCAAGGTTGGGAAACGTTCGGCCAGAAAGGCGCGGACTTCCTGCAAGCGTTCTGGCGTGAAGGCGCGTTCGCCCGTGTCGGGATCGAAGGGCGGCCCGTGGCGGTCAAGGGCGAGTTTGAAACCACGTCCTTCCATATCCGGCAAGCCGTACATCTCGCTGCCGAAATCTATCCAGGCGGGGAATTGCGGCGGAGCAAAGCGCCGGTCGCCCGCCGGCGTGCCGAAATAAAACACCTCTTGCCGTGTTGGGTGAAGGCGTTCGCCAAGCAGGTCAGGGAAGAGCTTAGGCAACCAGGGGCCGCAGGCAAAGACGAAGACCCCGGCGCTGATCGTCGCGCCTGCGTGTGTTGTCACGGCCTTCAATTGGCCCATGCCTACGGGTGGCAAAATCGCTGCTGGGAAATAATCAACGCCAGCATTGACGGCTTCACGCGCGACCAGTTGCACGGCGCGCCGCGCCAGTAATGCGCCGCTTTGCGGTTCATAAATCCCCCACGCCACCGGCCCAAAATTGATTTGCGGGTAGCGGCGTTCCAATTCGTCACGGTCCAATTTCTCAAAGGGGATGCCGACGTTTTGCAAAACTGTGACGCTGTGCGCCGCATATGCATCCTCGGCGCGCGCCAGCAACAGCACGCCCGTAGCTTGGAAGACTGGCTGTCCGGTGCGTTCGTCAAACTCCCGCCACAATTGCAAGGCGCGCCACGACCAGCGTGTATAGAGTTCGTCCGCGCCGTAACTCATGCGGATGATGCGCGACTCATCGCCCGAACTCGACCGATTATTGCCGGGGCCGTAAGCATCCATCAAAGCCACACGCAAACCTGCGCGGCAGAGTTGATAGGCCGTCCACGCACCAAACACGCCAGCGCCGATCACCGCGGCATCATACGTTTTTTGAAGAGAGTCCTTTTGCATAACGGTTCTATTTCCGAAGACTTTTACGCGCTGAGTGCGCGGATGGGTTATGCCATTGCGGCGAAGTGAATATAATGTCCGCCGTTCGCTGAAAACAATCTGTCCCGCAAGCATTCGTACAACACAGTCGCAAGACACGGTGAGGAGAATAGCCCTAATGCCGGATTCGATGGTCGCTCTTTTACGAGACAATTGTGAAAGTCTGTTGGCGCAATTGGCGCAGACGCCTGTTGAACGCGCGGCGGAATTCAACACCCTGCTGGAAATCGTCAGCTTGACTTGCGCCACGCCGGGCTTGAACGAAGATGCGTTCAAAGCGGCGCGCAAACTGGGTGAATGGTATGCCCGATACAATGGCGATCTGCAAGATTTAATCGGCCAGTTACTATTGGCCAGCCAATTTCCCGGCGAGGGCCATCTGCCGAAACAACAGGCGCTGTTGGCCAGCGCCATCAAAGCGTATTTGCACACGATGACGCGGCAATTGCAGGAACAGGCTCAGCAAGACCCCTTGACCAAACTCTTCAATCGGGCTGTGTTTGAACACCGCTGGCAGGAGGAATTGGCGCGCGCGCGCCGTTATGGCCGTGAATTGACACTGGCACTCTTTGATCTGGATCAGTTCAAACAAGGCAGTGGTCGGCTAGGTCGGCCCGCGGGCGACGAAGTCTTGTGCCATTTCGCGACTGTCCTGCAAACCTCTTTGCGTCAAAGCGACGTTGCTTTTCGTTATGGGGACGATGAGTTTGCGACACTCTTGCCCGAAACCGGTTGCGCCGCCGCCATGCCCATTTTGCAACGGCTGGAAGCACGGTTGCTTGAGGCTTGCCAGGCGGAAGCTGTGCGCCCGCCGTTCGGCATTCGCTATGGCTTCGCGACGTACCCAGCCGATGGGCAAGGCGCCGGCGAATTATTGCGGTTGGCTGATGCGCGTCTGTATGAACACAAGCGTGCGCAAACTCAAGCAGTAGTCGGTAGTCGGTAGTCAGTAGTCAGTAGTCAGTCCCTTTTTATTCACAGTCAATAATTGCAAGAGATTCCATTCGGAGACGACTACTGACTACCGACTACTGGCTACTGACTACGCATTAGCGGTAACCACATGAATCGTTCAGTCTTTCAATCCAAACCGGTTAACTCACGGCTGATTTACTATGTCTTGATCTTCGGCTTCGCCATGCTGCTCAGTTCACTTTGGTACATTGGCAACTACAGTACGCAAAAGCTCAGCGAATTGAGCACCCTGGCCGAAGAGCGCACGCAGGATTACACCAACCGCCTGAAACTGGCGATCCAGTTACGCGAACAAACCGTCAGCGTTATCGCAGAGGCGCGCTTCTATCGGGCCGCGCGTGATTTGCGCGTGCGTGGCCCCGCCATTAAAGCCAAGTTGAACGAGTCGAAAGTAAAGCTGGAACAGTTGCTGGGGGAAGGCCAAAAACTCCGTGCCCTACGTGGCGCAGCGCTACCCTCCGATGAACGCGCGGCTTGGGAAAAGGTCGAACAGAGCGCCAAAGATTTCTGGCCCGCGTTGTTTGCCGAAGAGCAACGCGTACCGGAAGGGCCGCCCACGACTACCTCTGATGCTATCGGCGCTGGCGCTTTAACCAAGGAATCCGAGCCACAGGTTTCTGACGAAACGCAACGGCATTTTTTTGACAAACGCAACCAGCTTGCGGACGCCACCCGCGCATTGGCCGACAACCTCAGCAGCCGTCAAAGCACCGTCTTGCAGGAGATGAAAGCGCA from Acidobacteriota bacterium includes the following:
- a CDS encoding GWxTD domain-containing protein, which gives rise to MKYRLFNVATARRLALLLIATLLASSLSGAGTAFAQDAKQDNKQDKKKQKDQEERRKRGQAEKLNSVYKRWLDEDVRWIITDEERKTFNALKNDEEREQFIEQFWLRRDPDPDTDTNEYREEYYQRIAYTNEKYTSGIPGWKTDRGRMYIMFGKPDQVESHPSGGSYDRPTWEGGGTTSTYPFEIWWYRYIEGVGSDVEIEFVDPSGSGEYRIARNPNEKDALLYTPNAGLTLAEELGLSSKADRIAFGGIGGGNGQGGQLFGQRAKDSQFERLDLLARISRPPKVKFNDLAAAAESELPKASFDVLSAGLVINCLRVTENSVLTSFTVQMDNTDLVYKDVGGISQAAANIYAKITAVSGRRAGLFEDVVTSSYVPEALELGQQSKSAYQKNIVLPPGNYKIDLVVRDVNSGKTGILKQGFVVPKYNEGELAHSTMILASRIEPLNGKLPTGMFVLGALKVMPAATPEFKPDQNLGLYMQVYNVQIDQATLRPSVEIEYVITQKDKEVLRVKEDGKTGLSTINSQQITLARSIPLKGFKPGSYDVAITITDNVAGKSLTSPKDNFQVLPAPKEAAQVK
- a CDS encoding Ig-like domain-containing protein, whose amino-acid sequence is MPVPANNQLSVEASFVRPTGRTDRVTRNNIAAVVNGLTRVTPDLVLPSPTTQPNQPPTLVAPFALAVTESQTRDIPLLVSDPDPNQTVQVTVSGAAFASIVQVQGVFNVRLAPGANTAGAYTLTLRATDNQNGVTTQTIALTVKPNSPPVLTVPGTQTVVAGTPLTFDVFATDPDVGQTLTLTATGLPSGAAFSQTSATTGRFTWTPNTNQVGTVTVNFAVSDGSLSDTKPVAITVTTGGGGGGSWILTTDFQGGEIRNIVPIGNDLYLSRYGYGVFRSPDNRSGWVPFGQGLDSNGYYIVGLAARNGYLLAGTNGLNKIHRTQPGNNNWTTTFTGASYVYDFIQTGASVYAIGYYGFFGSSNDGLTWAKIGDQNLEAAAIGSNGFYGLYNGDVYRSIDSGGFFSKIGIAALDTAGGTATAITVRGTEIFVGTNFSGIYYSNNNGLSWELINTGVPPTAAGSTTLVPVTKFLVHNNVVYACLRGGAAAAGGGIVRFNDATRTWEPFNQGLTELQVSTLAAGNGFFYAGTYNGKFYRRAQ
- a CDS encoding IPT/TIG domain-containing protein — protein: MPQRKMRSLRLRALTFIGCLFLGGLSFSKYFQSLTAPLQTQPPFISLSAAGFETNLTAEGIAAGFGSNLAPGNATATATPLPTTLNGVTVTVNGVNAGLFFVSTGQINYQVPLGTAAGEATVNVLRNGAITHTGKLTIVSAAPTIFTANGNGLGVPAAVAMRVAANGAQTTEAIAQLVNNRWATKPVNLGPANERVILALFVCGVRGLPNTDGNTGNGVAENVRVLLGGLELTPSFAAKQGGLVGVDQINVEIPRALLGRGKVKLAVQGGNFVSNEAEIEIAGLIGSNPPTITSFAPALATAGETLNVNGSGFSAVAANNVVLINGLEAVVESASANQLIVRVPLGAESGRVAVRTIQGEGSSANTVTVRTTLSGLVTDTNGNPLPGVEVSVGAIKATTRNDGTYLLRDLSAGLGTLKFDPSKLPLTPPMQVYSKIVTVTANRDNLQANVALQPVTGEAVSVQTQGGGAADVNDWSTHRLLAPEGSVTSGGVTFTFADNTVGTFPPGVTGNLVFLTLIANSRTPAPLPAGIFSSAIAQLSPFGVKLAPGGKLTFPNPDGLAANAAARLYKLDQTTGSATLGQFIEAGTATVSADGTRVETGANTITETSVYFAALPRALTTVTGRVVDSDNTTPVRRALVRVRGQETVTDGNGASRCATCPSRPITNSASKPASSGPRAAPTA
- a CDS encoding FAD-dependent oxidoreductase — its product is MQKDSLQKTYDAAVIGAGVFGAWTAYQLCRAGLRVALMDAYGPGNNRSSSGDESRIIRMSYGADELYTRWSWRALQLWREFDERTGQPVFQATGVLLLARAEDAYAAHSVTVLQNVGIPFEKLDRDELERRYPQINFGPVAWGIYEPQSGALLARRAVQLVAREAVNAGVDYFPAAILPPVGMGQLKAVTTHAGATISAGVFVFACGPWLPKLFPDLLGERLHPTRQEVFYFGTPAGDRRFAPPQFPAWIDFGSEMYGLPDMEGRGFKLALDRHGPPFDPDTGERAFTPERLQEVRAFLAERFPTLQDAPLVESRVCQYENTCNGDFLIDRHPAFENVWLVGGGSGHGFKHGPVLGEYMAARILAGDDVEPRFALATKETGRRRAVY
- a CDS encoding GGDEF domain-containing protein, which translates into the protein MPDSMVALLRDNCESLLAQLAQTPVERAAEFNTLLEIVSLTCATPGLNEDAFKAARKLGEWYARYNGDLQDLIGQLLLASQFPGEGHLPKQQALLASAIKAYLHTMTRQLQEQAQQDPLTKLFNRAVFEHRWQEELARARRYGRELTLALFDLDQFKQGSGRLGRPAGDEVLCHFATVLQTSLRQSDVAFRYGDDEFATLLPETGCAAAMPILQRLEARLLEACQAEAVRPPFGIRYGFATYPADGQGAGELLRLADARLYEHKRAQTQAVVGSR